In Treponema sp. OMZ 798, the following proteins share a genomic window:
- a CDS encoding ABC transporter ATP-binding protein — protein MKKNAFASKYFFKNKLSFFLVIILAAAASLFNVGTAFLLKLIADSVLNYELNKMIFLAVCTAVYIFAAVLSDFLAHYSRVKFCKNISYLLKNDIILSLLNKSVLHKEKKSYSDYQSLLLNDVLSLEQNYFDALLSCLYQVLNLVFSFLSVLYIQPIFLPVILLICVFPVLFPKLTQNKLEGLQKNKSDARSFFIKKLSDVLNGFRTIKMYGAEEAGTKYSGNANYDYTQAEIKLAKRENLIMSSAFGAGLLIILLTWVSGAFFIRAGLLTFSGLIALTKIAESIAGPFQIIGERYAGIMSSKAIEKTINSVLQEKEELHRLKDFKEVQIKDCVIVKEDKECLNVENLALRIGDRILVTGLSGSGKSTLLNVLAGFEKNTGKLYIDGVLQETDINLSSYVFMLEQKTHIFDAGLIENITLFDKSKNTAAEDAIKKLNIAYLSTKLENQKKFSGGEERRIDFARLLIRNLSEKIVLLDEPFSGLDAENTENMIKIINGLNPKILIVTTHEAEKLGGLNYNRLLKIENTEIKPLKFLANKI, from the coding sequence TTTTTTGGTAATTATTTTAGCTGCAGCGGCTTCTTTATTTAATGTCGGTACGGCTTTTCTATTAAAACTTATTGCCGATTCGGTTCTCAACTACGAACTGAATAAAATGATTTTTCTTGCAGTCTGCACTGCGGTTTATATTTTTGCGGCCGTTTTATCTGATTTTTTAGCTCATTATTCTCGTGTTAAATTTTGTAAAAATATTTCCTACCTGCTAAAAAATGACATTATTTTAAGTCTTTTAAATAAAAGCGTTCTTCATAAAGAAAAAAAATCTTATTCCGATTATCAATCATTATTATTAAACGATGTTTTAAGTTTGGAGCAAAACTATTTTGATGCTCTTTTATCCTGTCTATATCAGGTTCTTAATTTGGTTTTTTCGTTCTTGTCGGTTTTATACATTCAGCCGATTTTTTTACCCGTAATTTTGCTCATCTGTGTTTTTCCTGTTTTGTTTCCTAAGCTGACACAAAATAAACTTGAAGGCTTACAAAAAAATAAATCGGACGCCCGTTCGTTTTTTATAAAAAAATTAAGCGATGTATTGAACGGTTTTAGAACAATTAAAATGTATGGAGCGGAAGAAGCCGGAACAAAATATTCCGGGAATGCAAATTATGATTATACCCAAGCCGAAATAAAACTTGCAAAGCGTGAAAATCTTATTATGTCATCAGCATTCGGGGCAGGGCTTTTAATTATTCTTTTAACATGGGTTTCCGGAGCCTTTTTTATAAGGGCCGGGCTGTTGACCTTTTCCGGTTTGATAGCCCTTACCAAAATTGCCGAATCGATAGCGGGACCTTTTCAAATTATAGGCGAAAGATATGCCGGTATAATGTCTTCTAAAGCCATCGAAAAAACTATAAATTCGGTTCTGCAAGAAAAAGAGGAACTTCATAGGTTAAAAGATTTTAAAGAAGTACAAATTAAGGATTGTGTAATTGTTAAAGAAGATAAAGAATGTTTGAACGTGGAAAATTTAGCCTTACGGATAGGAGATAGAATTCTTGTAACAGGGCTAAGCGGTTCCGGCAAAAGTACCTTACTTAATGTTTTGGCAGGATTTGAAAAAAATACGGGTAAACTTTATATAGACGGAGTTTTACAAGAAACGGATATTAACCTTTCAAGTTATGTTTTTATGCTGGAGCAAAAAACTCATATTTTTGATGCAGGATTAATAGAGAATATTACATTGTTTGATAAGTCAAAAAATACTGCTGCCGAAGATGCAATAAAAAAACTTAATATAGCCTATTTAAGCACAAAGCTTGAAAATCAAAAGAAATTTTCAGGCGGAGAAGAACGCCGTATTGATTTTGCAAGGTTGCTTATAAGAAATTTAAGTGAAAAAATAGTTTTACTTGATGAACCTTTTTCGGGACTGGATGCAGAAAATACCGAGAATATGATAAAAATAATAAACGGTTTAAATCCTAAAATCTTAATTGTAACAACACACGAAGCAGAAAAATTAGGCGGCTTAAACTATAACCGCCTTTTAAAAATCGAGAATACCGAAATAAAACCATTGAAATTTTTAGCAAATAAAATATAA
- a CDS encoding leucine-rich repeat protein: MKQIKKKVLALIKVFIMTAICMLPLLFVSPLIAEETYEAQVLRREAEKGHAGAQYDLGFMYKEGRGVEQSYEQAVYWYNKAAEQGFAEAQNNLGFMHKEGLGVEQSYEQAVYWYGKAAEQKLAEAQFNLGNMYFDGLGLAKNAEKAAEWYLKAADQGLAKAANKLGWMHHKGVGVRQNDEKAVYWHRKAAEQGDAEGQFNLGWLYYEGIGVKKDYKKAVEWFAKAAEQGLAEAQYQLGKMSQEGQGRVQDYTLAAEYFSKAAKQGHKRAQAKLKELEDRINKNSKPLLIIDKDGTLTGVTDKSKLKGKLVLPAEVKKISNWVFSDCIGLTEIYLSANLTKIADNVFSGCTSLTKIDFSSCKHLTEIGVRAFSDCTSLAKADLSSCTRLTGIGMVAFNGCIGLTEVRFPSSLTEIGGWVFSGCKGLTKVDLSSCTHLKEIGEQVFEGCTGLTEVRLPASLTEIGELAFAHCSNLHTLTVNPANPVYVSKDNVIYAKNMKKLVCAAGGIRKVYIPDTVTEIGKRAFESCTGLVEISFPVNLTEIGERSFSGCTSLVRIDLSSCISVTKIEKRAFEDCIGLAEINFPVNLTEIGERSFSGCTGLVKINLSSCTSLKEIGEWAFSGCTSLANVDLFACTSLTEIGKWAFSGCKGLTKIDLSACTSLTEIGEWGFSGCTHLSEISLPASLTFIGPKAFKYISPSVKFNIPNKKVEKLLKGSTNAS; this comes from the coding sequence ATGAAGCAAATAAAGAAAAAAGTATTAGCCCTTATAAAAGTTTTTATTATGACAGCCATATGTATGCTGCCGTTGTTATTTGTAAGTCCTCTTATAGCAGAAGAAACTTATGAAGCACAGGTACTGCGCCGGGAGGCCGAAAAAGGACATGCCGGGGCTCAGTACGACCTTGGCTTCATGTATAAGGAAGGCCGGGGTGTAGAGCAAAGTTATGAACAAGCTGTCTATTGGTATAATAAAGCTGCTGAACAGGGATTTGCCGAGGCACAGAATAATCTCGGCTTTATGCATAAGGAAGGTCTGGGTGTAGAGCAGAGTTATGAACAAGCCGTTTACTGGTATGGAAAGGCTGCAGAACAGAAACTTGCTGAGGCACAGTTTAATCTTGGAAATATGTACTTTGACGGCTTAGGTCTTGCAAAAAACGCCGAAAAAGCCGCAGAATGGTACCTAAAAGCAGCGGACCAAGGGCTGGCAAAGGCAGCGAATAAACTCGGCTGGATGCACCACAAGGGTGTCGGGGTTCGGCAAAATGATGAGAAAGCAGTCTACTGGCACCGCAAAGCAGCGGAACAGGGAGATGCCGAAGGACAGTTTAATCTTGGCTGGCTTTATTATGAGGGAATAGGGGTAAAAAAAGATTATAAGAAAGCTGTAGAATGGTTTGCTAAGGCTGCGGAGCAGGGGCTGGCTGAGGCACAATACCAACTTGGAAAGATGAGCCAAGAAGGACAGGGTAGAGTTCAAGATTATACTCTTGCTGCCGAATACTTTAGTAAAGCAGCAAAACAGGGACATAAGAGGGCGCAAGCAAAGCTTAAGGAATTGGAAGATCGGATAAATAAAAATAGTAAGCCCTTATTGATTATAGATAAAGACGGTACTCTCACCGGAGTTACCGATAAATCAAAACTGAAAGGAAAACTTGTTCTTCCTGCTGAGGTAAAAAAAATCTCTAACTGGGTTTTTTCCGATTGTATCGGCCTAACGGAAATCTACTTATCGGCAAACCTTACTAAAATCGCCGATAATGTTTTTTCCGGCTGCACTAGTTTAACAAAGATAGACTTTTCTTCTTGTAAACATCTTACCGAAATCGGCGTAAGGGCTTTTTCCGATTGTACGAGTTTAGCAAAGGCGGATCTTTCTTCTTGTACACGTCTTACAGGAATCGGTATGGTTGCTTTTAACGGCTGTATCGGCTTAACTGAAGTCCGATTTCCTTCAAGTCTCACCGAAATCGGCGGATGGGTTTTTTCCGGCTGTAAGGGTTTAACAAAAGTAGATCTTTCTTCCTGCACACATCTTAAGGAAATCGGTGAACAGGTTTTTGAAGGTTGTACCGGCTTAACTGAAGTCCGTTTACCTGCAAGCCTTACGGAAATCGGAGAATTGGCTTTTGCACACTGCAGCAATTTGCATACGTTGACAGTCAACCCTGCAAATCCTGTTTACGTCAGCAAAGATAATGTTATATATGCAAAAAATATGAAGAAACTTGTATGTGCGGCCGGCGGTATTAGAAAAGTTTACATACCCGATACGGTTACCGAAATCGGCAAAAGAGCTTTTGAAAGCTGTACTGGCTTAGTGGAAATTAGTTTCCCTGTCAATCTTACAGAAATCGGAGAGCGATCTTTTTCCGGTTGTACGAGTTTAGTCAGGATAGACCTTTCTTCTTGTATAAGTGTTACGAAAATCGAAAAAAGAGCTTTTGAAGACTGTATCGGTTTAGCAGAAATTAATTTTCCTGTAAATCTTACCGAAATCGGAGAGCGATCTTTTTCCGGTTGTACAGGTTTAGTAAAGATAAATCTTTCATCATGTACAAGTCTTAAGGAAATCGGTGAATGGGCTTTTTCCGGTTGCACAAGTTTAGCAAATGTAGATCTTTTTGCTTGTACAAGCCTTACAGAAATCGGAAAATGGGCTTTTTCCGGTTGTAAAGGTTTAACCAAGATAGACCTATCTGCTTGTACAAGCCTTACGGAAATCGGTGAATGGGGTTTTTCCGGCTGTACTCACTTAAGCGAAATCAGTTTGCCTGCAAGTCTTACCTTTATTGGACCGAAGGCTTTTAAATATATTTCACCTAGTGTAAAGTTTAATATACCGAACAAAAAGGTAGAAAAACTGCTTAAAGGTAGTACCAATGCTTCCTAG